A window of Mucilaginibacter paludis DSM 18603 contains these coding sequences:
- a CDS encoding TlpA family protein disulfide reductase, translating to MKKLSVSLMMVLVSIVAVAQGHWREKIGDEWFNKYGIHNLTVGNKMPDIPFGKILNNTTGKTHFSELKGKVVILDFWGTDCATCIANIPRMEELQRQFGDKIQIFLINTNESEEEINSGGARFLKARHAKDLKSASTLPSIVLEKTLSSLDEYYNSKWAKLWTFRGIPFHVIIDKNGIIRSLGGHEGTYPQKIQDIIDDKDVYSMNDINMSPNFGFGKSRRPYYEYLGNMTDIPVVYGAFFSAYNNNLGRFSLVSAKDSITKTTRKSYINYPLLNIFEHSSLGVQVLEQIERKHIVYNSGGLEQFIILPIAADTARITNNFSRLANSFVLSGSDLHAEVTSDDILKASCCYEQILPLSTSIKEQKDLMVKDLNGYLYSKLKLTAAIQTTTLPCYILTKRGEDKVSSKTPEDKSKNIEPAEVKVGKDVFIKYSNYGLRYLFHDIIGEYESGKRLSKIMYHNRMAEAKPFLIINETGWPDLKPLNMMIPKDLTSMDDLRKLLNQYNLELQVQDRSLDFIAFSPASN from the coding sequence ATGAAAAAGTTGAGCGTTTCCCTAATGATGGTCTTAGTCTCTATTGTTGCTGTTGCACAAGGGCACTGGCGAGAAAAAATCGGTGACGAATGGTTTAATAAATATGGGATTCACAATTTAACGGTAGGCAATAAAATGCCTGATATCCCTTTTGGCAAAATTTTAAACAACACAACTGGTAAAACCCATTTTTCTGAACTAAAAGGTAAGGTTGTTATCTTAGATTTTTGGGGCACTGACTGCGCGACTTGCATAGCAAATATCCCGCGAATGGAAGAACTACAACGGCAATTTGGCGATAAAATTCAAATTTTTTTAATAAACACTAATGAGTCTGAGGAAGAAATCAATTCTGGAGGAGCCAGGTTTTTAAAAGCAAGGCATGCGAAAGATTTGAAGAGCGCATCCACTTTACCCTCCATCGTGTTAGAAAAGACATTAAGCAGTCTGGATGAATACTATAATTCGAAATGGGCCAAACTTTGGACATTCCGTGGCATACCATTTCATGTAATCATTGACAAAAATGGTATCATTAGATCGTTGGGTGGGCATGAAGGTACTTACCCACAAAAGATACAGGATATTATAGATGATAAAGACGTTTATTCCATGAATGACATAAATATGTCTCCAAATTTCGGATTTGGTAAATCCCGTCGGCCGTATTATGAGTATCTTGGAAATATGACCGATATTCCAGTAGTCTATGGGGCTTTTTTTTCGGCATATAATAATAATCTGGGTAGATTTTCCTTGGTGAGCGCGAAAGACTCCATAACAAAAACGACAAGGAAATCCTACATTAATTATCCACTACTAAACATTTTTGAACATAGTTCTTTGGGAGTTCAGGTTTTAGAACAAATCGAAAGAAAACATATTGTGTATAATTCTGGTGGGCTAGAACAATTTATAATCCTACCGATAGCGGCCGACACGGCCCGCATAACGAATAACTTCTCTCGCCTGGCCAATAGTTTTGTCCTGTCCGGATCGGACTTACATGCAGAGGTGACGAGTGATGATATTTTAAAAGCATCATGTTGTTATGAACAAATCTTACCGTTGAGCACATCCATAAAAGAACAAAAGGATTTAATGGTTAAAGACTTAAATGGTTACTTGTATTCCAAGTTGAAGTTGACCGCTGCTATTCAAACCACAACCTTGCCCTGTTATATCTTAACAAAGCGTGGCGAGGATAAAGTATCTTCAAAAACACCGGAAGACAAGTCTAAAAATATTGAACCTGCTGAAGTTAAAGTTGGAAAAGATGTTTTTATTAAGTATTCCAATTACGGTTTGCGTTATCTATTTCACGATATCATAGGGGAGTATGAATCTGGTAAGAGGTTAAGTAAAATAATGTATCATAATAGAATGGCTGAAGCAAAACCGTTTTTAATTATTAATGAAACAGGGTGGCCAGACCTTAAGCCATTGAATATGATGATACCAAAGGATTTAACATCGATGGATGATTTAAGAAAATTGTTGAATCAATATAATCTGGAATTACAAGTTCAGGATAGGTCCTTAGACTTTATCGCCTTCTCGCCCGCTAGCAATTAG
- a CDS encoding RagB/SusD family nutrient uptake outer membrane protein — MKFNKYCNHYKFILIIVVVLCGITSCKKFLDKKPDKLANVPSSLSDLQALLDNSARINESSAVFGEALADNYYLTASDYNQYISDAQYYTWNKDAIPYGLPWNVSYPSPVYYSNLALTYLPLVESAPSDAALYNQIQGSALFIRAYSFFELAQLYCKPFSSTAATDPGLLLKQSADINEVVGRASVQTTYDQIINDLKQSIELLPVRSSVITRPCKIAAYAELARVYLSMRDYTNAGTYAKMALDQQNALLNYNGLIPVQSPPIKVPNVEVIYYSYNSAQLLKNDKCKVDSNLYKSYSQDDLRKKVYFNANTGAKAGTYYFWGSYAGQKATWGTFSGLTTSELLLIRAECYAKNGNSISAMFDLNTLLKTRWTTGKYVDLVASDASNALQKIRIERRKELVFRNQRWTDLRRYNLEDSTITLKRIINGKIYTLPPNDNRWVMQIPTDEIIKRGIVQNPR; from the coding sequence ATGAAATTCAATAAATATTGCAATCATTATAAATTTATTCTAATTATCGTGGTAGTGCTTTGCGGCATAACTTCCTGCAAAAAGTTTTTGGACAAAAAGCCAGATAAGTTGGCAAATGTTCCCTCTTCGCTTAGCGACCTTCAAGCTTTATTAGATAACTCAGCACGGATTAATGAATCCTCAGCTGTTTTTGGGGAAGCCTTAGCTGACAATTATTACCTCACTGCATCAGACTATAATCAATATATAAGTGACGCACAATACTACACTTGGAACAAGGATGCTATACCCTACGGACTACCTTGGAATGTTTCCTATCCAAGCCCTGTGTATTACTCAAATCTGGCCTTGACTTATTTACCTCTGGTAGAATCCGCACCAAGTGATGCAGCTTTGTATAACCAGATTCAGGGAAGTGCCCTGTTTATTAGGGCCTATAGCTTTTTTGAATTAGCGCAACTTTATTGTAAACCGTTTTCATCTACAGCAGCAACAGATCCAGGATTATTGCTTAAGCAAAGTGCAGACATTAATGAAGTTGTTGGAAGAGCTTCGGTCCAAACAACCTACGATCAAATCATAAATGATTTGAAACAATCCATAGAATTATTACCTGTAAGAAGTTCAGTTATTACCAGACCTTGCAAGATAGCCGCATATGCGGAGCTTGCACGTGTTTACTTAAGCATGCGCGACTATACAAATGCTGGAACGTACGCTAAAATGGCACTTGATCAGCAAAATGCCTTATTAAACTATAATGGATTGATTCCTGTTCAAAGCCCTCCAATTAAGGTTCCGAACGTTGAAGTGATATATTACAGTTATAATTCAGCGCAATTATTAAAAAACGACAAGTGTAAGGTGGATTCTAATTTATATAAATCCTATTCACAGGATGATCTAAGGAAAAAAGTATATTTTAATGCAAATACCGGAGCCAAAGCCGGTACATATTATTTCTGGGGCTCCTATGCAGGTCAAAAAGCAACTTGGGGGACGTTCAGTGGATTGACTACCAGTGAATTGCTATTAATACGGGCAGAGTGTTACGCCAAAAACGGCAACTCTATTTCTGCGATGTTTGACTTAAATACGCTTTTGAAAACACGTTGGACAACTGGTAAATATGTCGATTTAGTTGCCTCTGATGCATCTAATGCTTTACAAAAAATCAGAATTGAACGTCGAAAAGAACTTGTATTTCGAAACCAACGTTGGACGGATCTGAGAAGATACAATTTGGAAGACTCTACCATTACATTAAAACGTATCATCAATGGCAAAATATATACGTTGCCACCTAATGATAACCGCTGGGTCATGCAAATACCGACTGACGAGATCATCAAACGGGGGATAGTACAAAACCCCAGGTAA
- a CDS encoding FecR family protein: MTTQEAAALVEKYNQGKASAEEKALLERWYLLEGSQTIYSDTEEDLPTLKAELWQGTLERAGLEETPNNRRPMWRRYAVAASILLALSFGTYRYFHQEQTKQVAQTHDVTPGTNSATLTLSNGQQIVLNSKPKGQIAMQGQVAINKTANGQLQYSGNATEALYNTITTKRKEQYDVVLADGTHVWLNAESSLKYPASFNGPERKVELTGEAYFEVAHNKAKPFRVLSKGQTVEVLGTHFDVNSYSNEAATRTTLLEGSVKVIANHSEQFIKPGQQSIFNAEGLTVKTADTELETAWHNGDFVFKGENIQTIMRQLARWYDIDVTYEGKPSSEGFQVAISRFKNISQVLASLESTKGVRFKVEGRSVTVMQ, encoded by the coding sequence ATGACCACACAGGAAGCAGCAGCACTAGTAGAAAAATACAACCAGGGGAAAGCCAGCGCCGAAGAAAAAGCCCTGCTCGAACGCTGGTATCTCCTGGAGGGGAGCCAAACCATATATTCGGACACTGAAGAGGACCTGCCGACGCTGAAAGCAGAACTATGGCAGGGCACCCTGGAGCGCGCCGGTTTGGAAGAAACACCAAACAACCGACGCCCGATGTGGCGCCGTTACGCGGTTGCCGCCTCTATCTTATTAGCCCTGTCATTCGGCACCTACCGCTATTTCCATCAGGAACAAACCAAACAAGTCGCCCAAACACATGACGTGACCCCTGGCACGAACAGCGCCACACTGACCCTTAGCAACGGCCAGCAGATCGTGCTGAACAGCAAACCCAAAGGGCAGATCGCCATGCAGGGCCAGGTCGCCATCAACAAAACGGCCAACGGCCAGCTACAATATTCCGGCAACGCCACCGAAGCCTTATATAATACCATCACCACCAAACGCAAAGAACAGTACGACGTGGTCCTGGCCGACGGCACCCATGTCTGGCTGAACGCCGAATCATCCCTGAAATACCCGGCCTCCTTTAATGGTCCGGAAAGAAAAGTCGAACTGACCGGCGAAGCCTATTTCGAAGTCGCCCACAACAAAGCCAAACCTTTCCGGGTGCTGAGCAAAGGCCAAACCGTAGAAGTATTGGGTACGCACTTCGACGTGAACAGTTACAGCAATGAAGCCGCAACAAGAACCACACTCTTAGAAGGCTCTGTAAAAGTAATTGCGAACCATAGCGAGCAATTTATTAAACCAGGTCAACAAAGCATCTTCAACGCTGAAGGCCTGACCGTAAAAACAGCCGATACGGAACTGGAAACCGCCTGGCATAACGGAGACTTCGTCTTCAAGGGCGAAAATATCCAAACGATCATGCGGCAACTGGCGCGCTGGTACGATATCGACGTGACCTATGAAGGTAAACCTTCTTCCGAGGGTTTCCAGGTCGCGATCTCGCGCTTCAAAAACATCAGCCAGGTACTGGCAAGCTTAGAATCTACCAAAGGAGTCCGCTTCAAAGTGGAAGGAAGGAGCGTGACGGTGATGCAATAA
- a CDS encoding SusC/RagA family TonB-linked outer membrane protein yields MNKKQALLVDVLRDIRKQSGYDFAFTNSTLDKAKPVDVNVTGVDVEEALRLVFKDQPLDYVIKDKVVVVSPKVKTPEKSLGEALKPISVDGRVIDEKGSPLQGATVVVKGTKLISITSADGKFHFLDIDDKSVLVISFIGYITVELPTKAQMGDITLELGNAKLSEVVVSTGYQKISKERFVGSFSQLDSANYARRAGMGIIDRLDGTVTGLLFNKKGGAAFPIQVRGISTLGVSQTPTSPLIVVDNFPMEDAFDINSINANDVENITVLKDAAAASIWGTRAGNGVIVITTKRGKLNQPLRVSITSNVSVDEKQKLDYFPTVSPSDFIDIEQMLFNKGYYDSNINNTDDRPVLSPVVEILAQTRNGLSLTDAAAQINALRGHDLRNDLNKYVYRNPLRQQYQTSLTGGSNNLAYQFSLGYNNTLNSTIGSKPDQQFTVNSNTTYKVSKKLELQFGINYSQGLAKSYTLQLPSTTAPYASLVDNNGGPAAIANTYRLAYIDTVGGGKLLDWHYRPLDEIRNADNTRKSYFTRFNVATSYAVTNWLKANIQYQYTVATGSSENIQSLNTYSTRNTINGFTLPNVTGIAKYQVPYGGIVDISNSENISNNVRGTLNFNKAWNGDNVITGLIGAELSNIYGLTSAQRLYGYNENTGSVTQVLNYADYYPIFYGASPGASAQISTVNLLQESLTNRIVSILGNVSYSYKDKYTLFGSARRDGANVFGVSTNNKWKPLWSVGGSWDISKEEYFKVDWVASLRLRSSFGYTGNVNNRLSGKFTFFSSSDPVILTGLDYASANQPPNPNLRWEQNATLNFGIDYQLFKGRLSGTFEVYSKKSTDVIANKYLPISSGVNFTPINAADLKGSGFDLNINSVNTIGKISWSTNIGLSYAKTIVTKIDKPTAITVRDLSGYSVNAVPGQLAYGLASYKWAGLDPVTGDPRGYYQGQISNNYNLIATDSIQNQVFHGSSIPLYSGFIRNNISYRGFTLSFNLTARFKYFFREPVMDLDYVNAVNSNFLSADYYNRWQKPGDELITNIPSMSYPASGNTSSKNSFYQLSEITVKKADNIRIQDLRLAYDFSIGNFSSKKYHLQTFLYANNLNLILWKAAKTNYDPDFVGGNGGFTAPIKTLTAGLNVNF; encoded by the coding sequence TTGAATAAGAAACAGGCTTTGCTGGTCGATGTGCTGCGGGATATCCGCAAGCAGAGTGGTTATGATTTTGCGTTTACGAATTCGACGTTGGATAAGGCGAAGCCTGTAGATGTAAATGTGACGGGAGTGGACGTGGAGGAGGCGCTGAGGTTGGTTTTTAAGGATCAACCCTTAGATTATGTGATCAAGGATAAGGTCGTGGTAGTGTCTCCAAAGGTGAAGACCCCTGAGAAGTCTCTGGGCGAAGCACTAAAACCAATATCGGTAGATGGCCGTGTAATTGATGAAAAAGGGAGCCCGTTACAAGGAGCCACAGTGGTCGTTAAGGGGACAAAACTGATCTCAATAACAAGTGCAGACGGAAAATTTCATTTTCTTGATATTGATGATAAATCTGTGCTGGTGATCAGTTTCATCGGCTACATAACGGTTGAGTTGCCTACTAAAGCGCAAATGGGGGATATTACACTTGAATTAGGTAACGCAAAATTATCCGAGGTTGTAGTTTCCACCGGCTATCAAAAAATTTCTAAAGAGCGTTTTGTCGGATCATTTTCCCAATTAGATAGTGCGAATTATGCGCGGCGCGCAGGAATGGGCATTATTGATCGCTTAGACGGAACTGTAACAGGACTGTTGTTTAATAAAAAAGGTGGGGCGGCATTTCCTATTCAGGTTAGGGGCATCAGTACTTTGGGGGTAAGCCAAACGCCGACCTCGCCATTGATTGTTGTTGATAATTTTCCTATGGAGGACGCATTTGATATTAATTCGATCAACGCGAACGACGTAGAAAACATAACTGTTTTGAAAGATGCGGCTGCAGCATCTATATGGGGAACCAGAGCTGGCAACGGCGTTATCGTTATCACAACCAAGCGTGGGAAATTAAATCAACCATTGCGCGTTTCGATAACTTCAAATGTCTCGGTTGATGAAAAACAAAAATTGGATTATTTTCCAACCGTTAGCCCATCGGATTTTATAGACATAGAACAGATGCTTTTTAACAAGGGCTATTATGATAGCAATATCAATAATACAGATGATCGCCCGGTATTATCCCCTGTTGTTGAAATTCTTGCTCAAACCCGAAACGGTCTTTCTTTAACAGATGCGGCTGCACAAATCAATGCGCTTCGAGGTCATGATTTAAGGAATGATCTTAACAAATATGTTTATAGAAATCCGCTTAGGCAGCAATATCAAACTAGCTTGACCGGTGGTAGCAATAATTTAGCGTATCAGTTTTCACTTGGTTATAACAATACACTAAATAGTACTATTGGCAGTAAGCCAGATCAACAGTTTACTGTTAATAGTAATACTACCTACAAGGTGTCTAAAAAGCTGGAACTGCAATTTGGTATTAATTACTCCCAAGGATTGGCTAAAAGTTATACACTTCAACTGCCATCTACGACAGCGCCGTACGCAAGCTTGGTGGATAATAACGGGGGCCCAGCAGCGATTGCTAATACTTATCGGCTAGCGTATATTGATACCGTTGGCGGTGGCAAGTTACTTGATTGGCATTACCGCCCACTAGATGAAATCAGGAACGCTGACAACACCCGAAAAAGTTATTTTACAAGGTTTAATGTCGCGACATCATACGCGGTCACCAATTGGTTAAAAGCTAATATTCAGTATCAGTACACGGTTGCCACAGGCTCATCTGAAAACATTCAAAGTTTAAATACCTACTCAACACGGAATACCATCAACGGATTTACATTACCGAATGTAACTGGAATCGCAAAATATCAGGTTCCATATGGCGGAATTGTTGATATAAGTAATTCTGAAAATATATCCAATAATGTCAGAGGTACGCTGAATTTCAATAAAGCTTGGAACGGGGACAATGTCATCACGGGACTTATTGGAGCGGAATTGTCCAATATTTACGGTTTAACTAGCGCTCAAAGGCTGTATGGTTACAATGAAAACACGGGTTCCGTTACTCAAGTATTGAATTACGCAGATTATTATCCGATTTTTTATGGTGCATCTCCCGGTGCTTCTGCTCAAATTTCAACAGTAAACCTCTTACAGGAATCATTAACAAATAGGATTGTTTCGATTTTGGGAAATGTTTCTTATAGTTATAAAGATAAATACACGCTGTTTGGAAGCGCCAGGCGTGACGGTGCTAACGTATTTGGCGTTAGTACTAATAACAAGTGGAAACCACTATGGTCAGTCGGTGGTTCATGGGATATCTCCAAAGAGGAATATTTTAAAGTGGACTGGGTAGCAAGTTTACGCCTACGTAGCTCATTTGGTTATACCGGAAACGTTAATAATAGACTATCTGGAAAGTTTACATTTTTCAGTTCCTCAGATCCCGTTATCTTAACTGGTTTAGATTATGCTTCTGCAAACCAACCACCCAATCCAAATTTAAGATGGGAACAAAATGCTACTCTGAATTTTGGAATCGACTATCAGTTGTTTAAAGGTCGGCTAAGTGGAACCTTTGAAGTTTACAGTAAAAAATCCACTGATGTTATTGCCAATAAATACTTGCCGATTTCTTCCGGTGTAAACTTTACACCGATAAACGCCGCCGATTTAAAAGGGAGTGGTTTTGATCTGAATATAAATTCGGTCAATACGATTGGAAAGATTAGCTGGTCGACTAATATTGGATTAAGTTACGCTAAGACCATCGTTACGAAAATCGACAAACCAACGGCCATAACTGTCCGAGATTTGTCGGGATATTCGGTTAATGCTGTTCCTGGCCAACTTGCCTACGGCCTAGCGAGCTATAAATGGGCCGGATTGGATCCTGTAACTGGTGATCCGAGAGGTTATTATCAAGGACAGATATCCAATAACTATAATTTAATTGCAACAGATTCGATCCAAAATCAGGTGTTTCATGGTTCTTCCATTCCTTTGTATTCAGGTTTTATTCGAAATAATATAAGCTATAGAGGTTTTACTTTATCCTTTAACCTTACAGCGAGGTTTAAATATTTCTTTAGAGAGCCAGTAATGGATCTGGACTACGTCAACGCAGTAAATAGTAATTTTCTTTCAGCGGATTATTATAATCGCTGGCAAAAACCGGGAGACGAATTAATTACAAATATTCCTTCAATGAGTTATCCGGCAAGCGGCAATACAAGTAGTAAAAATTCCTTTTATCAACTTTCCGAGATTACAGTAAAAAAGGCCGACAATATTAGAATACAAGATTTAAGACTGGCTTATGATTTTAGTATTGGCAACTTTTCATCTAAAAAATATCACTTGCAAACATTCTTATATGCAAATAACCTAAATCTAATTTTATGGAAAGCCGCTAAAACAAATTACGACCCGGATTTTGTTGGCGGGAATGGTGGCTTCACTGCACCAATAAAGACCTTAACAGCTGGTTTAAATGTTAATTTTTAA
- a CDS encoding zinc-dependent metalloprotease — protein MKEKAQKKNVPVTSDSLRNQNGKVYMDLLKNAHTRHGLINTHQIGESYYLELPVNLLQKDFLLVTRIAKAASGVRPFQQLLGYNGDQLVTEVVRFTKDVEGKIFLRKVSNNEGATDSTANSLREAVKRSNLQPIVASFDIKTFNKDSSSVVFEITKFISDDEPLLSVQLRSRDSFGLENFQKDKSQVESVSVFENKVEILTLKTFTSLKGGVKTNEFITSLILLPTNSMLPRLSDNRVGYSSIAYLDFDSPQFAVGKTFIQRFRLEPTENDEQRYLRGELVEPKKPIIFYIDPATPEKWVKPLMDGVNDWQKAFEHAGFKRAIYALKAPINDSSFNIYDGLHNAIIFKASTLPATRGRRVVDPRSGEILESHIDWFYNVYTSIRDEFFVGAALRDSSIRGMNLSDSLINRIIRGACSLQVGTCLGLQMNFGASSSVKVDSLRSRSYLEKYGFSPSILDPVWTNYVLQPEDNIPTNLLFPKIGIYDEWAVEWGYRWFPKWESDSKEKEYFDKWISQKLSKDDRYRFGEPYGFNVTDPRNQMFDLGNDPIKASELGINNLKKLLAQLKIWTANGKIDYWYLGVIYNKIIEVYGRYINHALFNIEAITQTPQTNSSREPVINFVPKLRQKSALRFISEQLFENSKWITDTGLLTITNTKADSAVTALKSSVVDYILNYKRYDGAIVHGFLNQRDKYSYCELLNDLDRSIWAKLETPRSIENSDRTLQKIYADKLLLLIEYKPENAFWAFAGTAKEEYADISRSDFYPTILSNVISLRDRIKIALPKCEDPLTKAHLLFIYQRLQKVLKPKA, from the coding sequence GTGAAAGAAAAAGCACAAAAGAAAAACGTTCCTGTAACTTCCGATAGCCTGCGCAACCAAAACGGGAAGGTTTATATGGATTTACTAAAAAATGCACATACGCGTCATGGTCTCATTAATACGCATCAAATCGGAGAAAGTTATTACTTAGAGCTACCCGTTAATCTGCTTCAGAAAGATTTCCTGTTAGTTACCAGGATTGCGAAAGCGGCCTCAGGGGTTAGACCATTTCAGCAATTGCTCGGTTATAACGGAGATCAGCTGGTTACAGAAGTTGTCCGGTTTACAAAAGATGTTGAGGGGAAAATATTTTTAAGAAAAGTTAGCAATAATGAAGGTGCTACTGATAGTACTGCGAATAGCTTAAGAGAGGCTGTTAAACGCTCCAATTTACAACCCATTGTTGCCTCGTTTGACATCAAAACTTTCAATAAAGATTCGTCGTCGGTTGTGTTCGAAATAACTAAATTTATCTCTGATGATGAGCCTTTATTATCGGTGCAGCTCAGATCAAGGGATAGTTTTGGCTTGGAGAATTTTCAAAAAGATAAATCACAGGTTGAATCAGTTAGCGTATTTGAAAACAAGGTCGAGATTTTGACCTTAAAAACTTTTACGAGTTTAAAAGGGGGGGTTAAAACCAATGAGTTTATAACGTCACTGATTCTTCTCCCTACCAATTCTATGTTGCCCAGGCTTTCAGATAACAGGGTTGGATATAGCAGCATTGCTTATTTAGATTTCGATAGTCCGCAGTTTGCTGTAGGCAAAACGTTTATTCAAAGATTTCGGTTGGAGCCAACAGAAAATGATGAGCAGCGATATTTAAGAGGTGAACTGGTGGAGCCTAAAAAACCGATCATATTTTATATTGATCCTGCAACACCTGAAAAATGGGTAAAACCATTAATGGATGGTGTCAATGATTGGCAAAAGGCATTTGAACATGCTGGGTTTAAGCGAGCTATCTATGCGCTAAAAGCACCTATAAATGATTCATCATTTAATATCTATGACGGGCTTCATAACGCTATTATATTTAAGGCATCAACACTTCCTGCAACACGTGGACGGCGCGTTGTAGACCCTCGATCAGGGGAAATATTGGAATCGCACATTGATTGGTTTTATAATGTGTATACTTCGATTCGGGATGAATTTTTCGTTGGCGCCGCTCTCCGTGATTCAAGCATACGGGGAATGAATTTATCAGACTCGCTAATTAACCGGATTATAAGGGGCGCTTGTTCACTGCAGGTCGGAACTTGCTTAGGTCTGCAAATGAATTTTGGAGCTTCTTCTTCGGTTAAAGTAGATAGTCTTCGAAGTCGATCTTACCTTGAAAAATATGGGTTTTCACCCTCCATTTTAGATCCTGTATGGACAAATTATGTCTTACAGCCCGAAGATAATATACCAACCAATCTACTGTTCCCTAAAATTGGCATATATGATGAATGGGCGGTGGAATGGGGGTATCGTTGGTTTCCCAAATGGGAAAGCGATAGTAAAGAAAAAGAGTACTTTGACAAATGGATATCTCAGAAATTGAGTAAAGATGATAGATATCGGTTCGGCGAGCCATACGGATTCAATGTTACCGACCCTAGGAACCAAATGTTCGACCTAGGCAACGATCCCATTAAGGCGAGTGAGTTGGGCATCAATAACTTAAAGAAGTTGCTCGCTCAGTTGAAAATTTGGACTGCTAATGGAAAAATTGATTATTGGTATCTGGGTGTGATTTATAACAAAATTATAGAAGTGTATGGAAGGTATATTAACCATGCATTATTCAATATTGAAGCAATTACGCAAACTCCGCAAACGAATAGCTCTCGTGAACCTGTAATCAACTTCGTTCCAAAATTAAGACAAAAAAGCGCGCTCCGCTTTATTTCCGAACAATTATTTGAAAATTCAAAGTGGATTACTGATACCGGCCTGTTAACAATTACAAATACTAAAGCTGATAGCGCGGTAACGGCGCTTAAATCGTCGGTAGTTGACTATATTTTAAATTACAAGCGATATGATGGGGCAATAGTGCATGGATTTTTAAATCAAAGAGACAAGTATTCTTATTGCGAATTGTTAAATGATTTGGATCGCTCCATTTGGGCTAAGCTGGAAACACCTCGAAGTATTGAAAACTCAGATCGGACCTTGCAAAAAATTTATGCTGATAAGCTGCTTTTGTTGATCGAATATAAACCGGAAAACGCTTTTTGGGCTTTTGCAGGCACCGCTAAAGAGGAGTATGCCGATATCAGCAGGTCTGACTTCTATCCGACCATACTCAGCAATGTGATTAGCTTGAGGGATAGGATTAAAATTGCTTTACCGAAATGCGAAGATCCCTTGACCAAAGCTCATCTATTATTCATTTATCAAAGATTGCAAAAGGTGTTAAAGCCAAAAGCATAA